GCTTTAACCGTAGCTAACTTAGCTTTAACCGTAGTTAAGTTAGCTTTAACCGTAGTTAAGTTAGCCTAAACTGAAGATAAGTTAGCATAAACTGAAGTTAAGTTAGCATAAACTGAAGTTGGGTTAGGTACAAGCTGAATTTAAACTCCATTTAACTACGATTGAAATGCGTTAAGATGGCTTTGCACTGGCACAACTCAATAGAGGTCAGTACATGGGCGCTTGGGTTACTGAGCTCAGATTATAGTGAGGTGGGGTTGGTGCAATTGATATTGAGTCCCCTTTGGTTAATTATTCTTACCGAATATGTATCCTAACGCTAATGTCAATAGAGGAGTAGTGATACCCCAAAGTTCAAGAATCGTTATTCCACATTTGGTTGGAGTTAGATTCATGATAAGTACTGTACACATTACACCAAACAGAAATATTAAAAAGATGAAGAGTCCAGCAATGTTGATCTTGCCACTATCTCCTGACCCGAAAAAACGTCCAAGAACACCTAATTCTTTTGCGTGCTTTTCGCTTTCAAAAGTTTTTTCAACAACAGTTCGAGCCAACTCTGGGTCGCTTGGCAACTTTAACTTATCCATTCTGTACCGTTTCTCCTAAATACCAAGTATAATGCACAGTCTTACCTACCGACTTGTCTGCAAGAGAGTAAATCCGATAGTTTAAAAAAAGTCTTCGTCCTTTTACCGTACCCAATTCTAAGGGCAGTGTATTTCCAATCCCGAGTGCTTCTTCAAAGTTTGTAAATTCTAATGTCATTTCATTTTCTTGACTGATTTCAGCACGGACTTGGTGGGCCTTCTGGTGCGAATCAATTTTAAACTTGAATACAATTCGTATTTTTTCGGTAATGTGAAAAGTGATTGGGTCAATACCATAACTGATGATTGTTCCGCTTTCAAAAATTTCAAGGTCTCCAGTTGTTATTCTCATCTTGACAAAAGCCAGTTTGATTTAGTTTTTCAAAGTAAGCGAAAAGCTACAGGTTCGTTGCAAATCAAGGTGTGGTTTTTACTGTGTATTTAGCAAAGCCACACAAATCAAGCAAGTACTGGTGAACTCAACTTATAGTGAGAAGCGCTAGCTCTTCTCAAGTCGTATACACCGAATTGAACATTAAATGATCTGTAGCGAGGTTTGAGCCGTGACCTTTGGCGTAGCTAGCCGCCATTCCTCATACCACAGAAATTCCACCTACCTTTACTCAACCAAAGCCGCCCGAATAATCTATATGCGGCAGAGTACGATTACAATTCTATTATGACAAAAGACACTAAACTGGCCGTCCTTATCGATGGCGACAACATACCTAGTAAGTATATCAAGGAAATGATGGAGGAGATCACCAAGTACGGTACTCCCACCATCAAACGCATCTATGGCGATTGGACCAATCCGCGCCTAGGCAGATGGAAAGACATCTTGCTCGAAAACGCCATCACACCTATTCAGCAATACGGATATACCACTGGCAAGAATGCCACGGATAGCGCCATGATCATTGATGCCATGGACATTCTCTATTCAGACAAAGTGGATGGTTTTTGCCTCGTTTCGTCCGACAGCGATTTTACTAAGCTCGCCACACGACTTCGCGAAGCAGGAATGAACGTGTACGGAATAGGAGAGAAGAAGACCCCAAATCCCTTCATTGTAGCCTGCGATAAATTCATTTATCTCGAAATCCTTCATGAAGATGAGGAAGTGGAGGAGAAAGGCAAGAAGCGCAGACAGAAACGTCAGGTGGATAAGATCACGCCAGAGGTTATCAAGCTTTTGAAAAGCTCGGTGGCCGATGCGGCCGAAGAAGATGGTTGGGCCTTTATGGGCGATGTGGGCAAACTCATTCTGAAGAAACAACCCAACTTCGATTCGCGGAACTTCGGTTTTGAGAAGTTGACACCGCTCTTCAGTTCACTCAAGCAGTTTGAAGTGGACGCCCGAACCCAGCCAGGTGCCAAGTTCAAAGTGATTCATGTGAAGAATAATTGAGCTATTAGGCGTTAGGAATTAGCTATTAGCTCTTCAGGATATTCCAACTGATGCAGTTAAGAATACCGCCTGTGCGCGCCAATTCGGTGCATTCCAAGGCTACCACCTTTTTTCCTTGGAAGATCTCGGTGAGAATTTCCATAGCCTCCTTGTCCGAAGGTAAATTGAACACAGGAACAATTACCGCCTGTTCCATCTCCAAATAGTTCAGATAAAGCCCAACGGCACTTACAAGTGTTGGGTCGTCTTCGGGTTCATACGGAAGGATGATCACGTCCAAACCAATGGCTTCGATGGCCGATTGGAAGAGCTCTTGGAATTCTTCTTCCTCGTTCCAATAATCGTTGATGAGTAAGGTGTTCTGATCTATAAATCGGACCATGCCGTCAGCGTGGCCGGTAAAATCCAGTTCATCCTCAGGCACAAAATGAAGGTTTTCTTCCTTCAGATTCAAGTAATCCATCAGTTCTTCAAACACCTCATCTTCCGACAATTTTGGGTTTTCGTGGAACACCTTTTCGCAAAGAATAGCGCGATCAGTCCATTTGCTCACATTGCCGCCATCCAAGTTCAGCTCAGACTTCACGGGTTTAATGCCAATGGCCTTACAAATGGCATCCACATCAGAAATGGTCGCTCTATTTTCGGGCGTATCCATTAGATAATCAGGCTCATATCTAAACTGAATGAACTCATCTTCCCGTGTTTGAACGGGCATGAAATCCTTGGCCCAAATATCCTTGGTACTAGGAAGGAACGCGAATGGAATACCGCATTCTTTCAGCACAGCTTCAAAGCGCTTGAAGAATGCTGGATGCTCCGTTGGGAGGATGTCTGAGAGGTAAAGGAAGTTGGTTTGGTTGTCAGCAATCATGGTCGTTGAATCAAAGTTCAAAGAAGATGAATTCTCTCGAAACATCGCTATTCACTAATTTCACGGCAAACCAAACAAGAATGAGTTACAGAATAGGAGTGCTTCTTTCAGGAAATGGCGTGTACGATGGATCGGAGATTCACGAGAGCGTGTTTACGCTTTTAGCGATTGACGAGAACCGAGGAGTAGCAGTGTGTATGGCACCGAATATCCAGCAGCATCATGTCGTCAATCACATTACAGGAGAGGAAATGCCTGAGGCCCGCAATGTGTTGGTAGAAGCGGCACGCATTGCCAGAGGTGCCATTTCTGATCTCGCTGAAATGACTGCGGATAACTTGGACGCGCTGGTTATTCCCGGTGGTTTTGGCGCAGCCAAAAACCTGACCACTTGGGCTTTCAGCGGACCGGATGGCGAGATAAATGCAGAAGTGAAGCGCATCATCAACCAAATGGTGAACGCAAAGAAACCTGTTGTTGGGTTGTGTATGGGGCCAACGGTTATTGCCAAGGCGCTGCAAGGTGCAGGATTGAACGAACATCTTACGGTTGGTACAACGAAAGAGGCTTCGCCTTACGAGATTGATGCGATCAGCCAAGGAATGGAAAAGACAGGTGCAGTGGCTGAAATGAAGACGATTCGCGAGATTTCAATTGATCACAAAAACCGGATCATCACTGCGCCTTGCTACATGATGGAAGCATCGATAACCGATGTGCGGAACAACATCAAACAGGCCATAGATGAGCTGTTTGAAATGCTGGAAGACGCCTGATTTCTCATTTAATATCTCCCTAAATCTTGAACCGTTACCCGTTTCTTCTCATTCTCCTTTCTCTTGCATCCTGTGCAGATTATGGAACGTTTACTGGCGATTACAAACGCATTGAAACAGGTCCTGGACCAGAGGATATTGCGTTGGATACCATCGGAAACAGTGAGCGTATCATCGCTTCCTGTTCGGAAAGAAGAACAAGCGATTATAGCCGAAACGGATTTTACGACTACAACATCAGCACAGGAAAGTTGGTGAAATTGCCAATTGAAGGACTGCCAGAAAGTATTGCATTACGTCCTCACGGAATTGATATTGCCTTAGTAAATGGAGTTAAAACCCTTTACTGCGTAAATCACGAGAAGAACGCAGAAGCATTTCCTCCTGCTGGGCGACAGAGCATATTGGTTTTTGAGTTGAAAGATGACAAGGTCGTTTTCAAACAACAACTGACCGATCCATTGATGATATCACCGAATGATGTCTGCACCGATTTCAAAGGCGGGATTTTCGTCTCTATTGATAGTGGAAAGATCAACAGTAAGTGGGAAAAACTGATGGCGCTAAAGCACAGTTTCGTCATTCATTTTGATGGAGAAAAATGGCAACAGGTTGGAGATAAATTGCGCTACGCGAATGGAGTAGGCGTACGGAACGGCCGCATTTTCATCACTGGAGCGCAGGAATCTACCGTTGTTTCTTACCTCATGAAAGAGGATGGAACGTATTCGGATAAGATTCAGATTCCTTCGATGAAGGGAAATGATAACATCACTTTTTACGGAGATAAACTCGTGACCACGGCACACTTGGATTTTCTAAAATTCCTGAAACACGTAAAAGATGGCGATGAACCTTCGCCTTGCGCTGTCTATTCCATCGACCTTCATACGAATGCGTTGGAAACGCTTTATTTGGATCAAGGAACGGTTATGAGTGCTGCTTCCACTGGGTTGGTTTATAATGGAAAGCTCTACGTTTCGCAGATATTCAACCCCTGCATACTGGAGATTCCACTGAATAATTAGTGGGCCATCGGCTTCATTGAATTCAGATCTGAACATTGATCTTATATTTGGGTTGTCTGAGACGCATGCAGACCTTACAGATAATGAGTTTAGAGCAGGATATAAAACAGGAAAAAGGCTTTAAGAGCGAACGACACAAGGCGATGGTGAATATCATGTTCACTGATGGATGGCTGCGCGGCATGCTCAACGACATCCTCAGGCCCTACGACCTTACCAACCAACAGTATAATGTGCTACGGATTTTGCGTGGTAGTAGCCCAAAACCACTCAGCACGTCTGATATCAGAAGTCGAATGCTCGATAAGATGTCTGATGCATCAAGAATCGTGGATCGCCTGTTCAAAAAGGGGCTGTTGGATAGAACTGTATGCCCAGCCGATAAACGATTGGTGGATGTTTTCATCACTAAAGAAGGCTTGAAAATATTGGAGAAGATTGACGTGGAGATGGAATCGTTCAACACGGACAAGCTTGGGGAGATAAGCGAAGATGAGGCGAAATCCCTCAATTCAATTCTCGATAGACTTCGCGGTTAGTTACCGTTTTTCGAGCTGATGTATTCATCCACTCGTTGCTCCAAAATCTGCAATGGCATAGCGCCTTGACCGATCAGAACATCATGGAATTCTTTAATGTCGAATGCAGGAATTCGGGATTCGGCACGTTCGCGAAGCTCCAAAAACTTCATCAGCCCCACTTTGTATGCACAGCCTTGTCCGGGCCAAACAATATAACGGTCCACTTCATCCGCGGCTTCTGATTCGGAAATTCCGGCATTCTCCACCATAAAATCGATGGCCTGTTCGCGAAGCCATTTTTTGTGATGAATGCCGATGTCGGTCATCATACGTGCCGTTCGGAACAATTCCGATTGAACCTGTCCAATTTTGTCCCACACCATCAACGTGCCGGTCATTTCATGTCCAAGTTGTTCGGCATACATGGCCCAACCTTCCGAATAAGCAGTGAATGGTACAAATCGCCTGAAAGTTGGAATGTCCTTTAAATCTGCCTGAATTCCTTTTTGCAAGTGATGACCGGGAATTCCCTCGTGATAAGCGTAAGTTTTTGCCAAATGCTTGGTCAGATTATTCGCTTTCCACGTGTTTACATACATCTTACCAGGACTCAAAGGTTCACCTCGTGGCGAAATATATAATGCGAACGTGGAGTTATTTGATCGGTATTCCGGAAGTTCCAGAACCTCTAATTCAGTTGATGGGAGTTTATTGAAGTAGGATGGAAGCAGTGGTTTTATGTCGTCAGATGCTTTTTTGAAATATTGGATGGCCTCCAATCGACCAAAGGAATCTGTTTGAAAATATTCGGCATTTGAGCCAGTAGCAAAAACCTCCATCTTCTTAAGCAAAGATTTTAGCCGTTCCATTTCCATTCTTCCCAATTGGTAAAGGCTATCAGGGTCGAGCGGTAATGTGGTCTGCTGAAGTAGGCACGAGCGGTAGTAAGCATCGCCATTGGGCAATTGCCACACGCCAGCAATGGCCAGCGAATGGTGCTCAAGCTGAAGCAAATAACCTGACAATCGCTTATAAGAAGGAATAACAACTTCCTGAATGGTCTTGGCGCATCGCTCCAAGTAACTCAAGCGCATGTTCGGTTCCAGTAACTCAATCGAATTCAATTTCTTTTCAAACGAAACGAATAGCGGATTCTCGCTAACAGGCGTTTCATAAAAGTTGTCGCAGAACGCAATAGACTTTTGCAGAATGTGGGTTGGCGGCACAAATCCAAGTTTCTGTCTTTCGCTCAAGGCGTCAATCACCGAACCGAACTTCTCGTCCACTTTTTCCAGTCGGCTCAAGTAATTCTCAATTTCGTTCTTAGAATTAAGCGGAAGACTGTTCATGAACTGCGGGAGTTCAATATGCGCTCCCGAAATGTGCGTGATCGGGTAATCGTGAAACAGAAAAGGCTCAGCCTCTACGCCTGTTTCTAAGAACCAATGCAGCACATCATACGAAACCATTTGTGCTGGTTCAAGTTTATTGCGATCGTATTCTTCCAAAATCTCAAGGTTAGCGCGACCGACCTCGGCTAAGTTTCTCGTTGCCGCTGGAGAAATAAATGTCAGTTCGCTTCGATATCCTTGAAAACCGAAAGGATCCAAAACGCCTGTTTGAGTAAGTGCCTCAGGGTCATTCCACAGAAAATCGATGTAAGCACGTTCAAAAAAATGATCAATGCTTAAGGGTCTGAACCAAATGAGTTTCGCAAACCAAACACCAAAGACCAACACGGCAACGGTCACAATTATCAGTGATATGGTCAGGCTTTTTCGCATCTACCTCAAAGTAAACAATTGCAAGCCGAATGTGGTTTCTTTGCGGAACGATGAAGGTTGAGATAATTACAATTGGAGACGAGATTCTGATCGGGCAGATCGTAGACACGAATTCTGCTTGGATGGCGCAGAAACTCAATGATATTGGTGCAAAGGTCGAACGCATCGTCACTATCAGTGATGGTATGGATGCCATAATATCTGCTTTGGCCGATGCTGAAAAACGAAACGATATTGTGCTGATCACAGGTGGGTTAGGACCAACCAAGGATGATGTGACCAAGAAAGCACTGGCTAAGTATTTCAATTGCGGATTTACCTTTTATCCCGAAATAGCTGATCACATCGCAAGGTTATTTGCTCGTTTTGGTAGAGAAATGAGTGAACTGAACAGGCTTCAGGCTGAACTGCCGTCCGCTTGCGAACCGCTTCAGAACAATCAGGGCACAGCGCCCGGGATGTGGTTCGAGGGAAACAATACGGTATTCGTGAGTCTTCCTGGCGTGCCTTACGAAATGAAAGGCCTAATGCAGGATCACGTGCTTCCGCGAATCAAGGAGAAATTCAATTTGCCAACCATTCTGCACAAAACCGTGCTTACAATGGGAATGGGCGAAAGCTGGCTTTCCGAACGGATCTCAGATTGGGAAGATGCACTTCCAGCGGAAATAAAATTGGCTTACTTACCTTCTCCCGGAAGAGTTCGCTTGCGGTTATCAGCGTATGGTTTGGACGAAAAGAGTTTGGCCCAAAAGCTTCAAGAGGAAGTAGATAAGTTAATTCGACTGATTCCCGAACTGGTTTATGGTTTCGATAATGACACGATTGAATCAGTTGTTGGAAATCAGCTTCGCGAGAAAGGAAAAACAGTAAGCACGGCAGAGAGTTGTACGGGTGGACTAATTGCTCACAGGCTCACATCCATTTCAGGCTCTTCAGACTATTTCATTGGTTCAATTGTTTCGTATGCAAACGAAGTGAAAATGGACGCGTTGGGCGTTTCGGAGCAGCATCTCATCCAGTTTGGAGCGGTTAGCGAACAGGTCGTGTCGCAAATGGCAGAAGGAGTGAGGGTGAAAATGAATACGGATTATGCGATTGCCACCTCTGGAATTGCCGGGCCAAATGGTGGAACGGACGAAAAACCAGTGGGAACAGTTTGGATTGCAGTAAGTGGTCCGAATGGAACCAAGGCTAAGAAATTCCTATTTGGGCAGAACAGAGAGCGCAATATTGAGATAAGCGCCAACACCGCTTTGAACATGCTTAGAAAGGAACTTGAAAGAAGTTGATGTTTTGAAAATAAAATATTTACATTTGCACCCCGAAATTAAGAACACACTAAGTAGAAAGAGCCATGTCTAAGGTTTGCGATATAACAGGAAAAAAGGTAATGGTGGGAAATAACGTTTCTCACTCTAAACGAAGAACAAAACGTACGTTTCTTCCAAACCTATTCAAAAAGAAATTTTTCTTGCCTGAAACTGGAGAGTGGATCACATTGAAAGTGTCTGCATCTGGTCTTAGAAACATTACCAAAAAAGGTACTGAGGCAGCTATTAAAGATGCACGTGCTAAAGGCTTTCTGAAATAGGACTCAATCATAAATTATGCTAACGCTGCCATCAGGTTTATACTGATGGCAGCGTTTTTATTTCCTTTAAGTCCATGCGACACGTTTCTATAGTACTTCTTCTCATCCTAAGCAACTTTGCTCAGGCACAGGAATTCACCTTGGCTGATACTTTGCGAGGTACGCTTTCGTCCATCCGTTCCTGTTATGATGTGACCTATTATGACCTACAACTTAAGGTCGATGTTGAGGCACGTACCATTAGCGGTGTCAATCATATTCATTTTAAGAATGAAGCTGATTTTGATAGTCTTCAGATTGATCTATTTGAAAATATGCTGATTGATAGCATTGTTTATAAGAGTCAAAAATTGAAGTTCAATAGAATGTTCAATGCTGTTTTCGTGTCGTTTCCTTCTAAAATGAAAACGGGTGGAAACGGAGTTGTTTCGGTCTACTATCATGGAGAGCCGATTGCTGCAAAAAATGCCCCGTGGGACGGAGGTTTTGTCTGGAAACAGGATGCCGCTGGCAATCCGTGGGTTGGCGTGGCTTGCGAAGGAACAGGGGCAAGTCTTTGGTGGCCAAATAAGGATCATTTGTCGGACGAGCCAGATAGCATGCGCATCAGCTGCGAAGTTCCAAAAGGATTGATGTGTGTCGCAAATGGAGAACTGGAGGAAACTATTGAGAAATCAGAAGCGGCTGTGTGGCAATGGAAGGTCAGTTATCCGATCAACAATTATGATGTCACCTTGAATATTGCTGATTATGCGCATTTCGCAGATGAGTATCAAAGTGTGAATGGAGAAAAACTGAAGCTTGATTATTATGTATTGCCAGAGCATCTCGAGCAAGCAAAAGTTCAGTTCAATCAAGTTTCCGAGATGATGAATTGCTTTGAGCAGGCGTTTGGAGCGTATCCTTTTTTCAAAGATGGTTATGCGCTTGTAGAGACTTCTTATTTGGGAATGGAACATCAAGGGGCCATTGCTTACGGAAATCGCTTCATGCCCGGTTATTTAGGCCGTTTTCCGGCCGATATGGATTTCGATTACATCATTATTCACGAAACGGGGCACGAATGGTGGGGTAATAGTGTGAGCATGAAGGATGCAGCCGATATGTGGATACATGAAAGCTTCTGCACGTATTCAGAAGCTGTATTTGTGGAGTGTAAATACGGCTACGATAAGATGTTGGATTACTTGATCTACCAGCGTAATTTCATCAATAATCGAACTCCGATTTACGGGATTTACGGAATGAACCATGAGGGAAATGGAGGAGACATGTATTACAAAGGCTCTTGGATGATACATACGTTCCGAAATGTGCTGAATAATGATTCGCTGTTTCGTACCATTCTAAAGGGAATTGCAGAGGACTTCGCGTATCAGACGATTGACGGAGAAGCGATCATCGCTTATGTCAATCAGCGCACGCATTACGATTACTCACCATTTTTTGATCAATACCTGAAATTTGCTGAAGTACCTGTGTTGGAATCCCGTTGGGATAAAAACAAACTCGAAT
This DNA window, taken from Flavobacteriales bacterium, encodes the following:
- a CDS encoding NYN domain-containing protein, coding for MTKDTKLAVLIDGDNIPSKYIKEMMEEITKYGTPTIKRIYGDWTNPRLGRWKDILLENAITPIQQYGYTTGKNATDSAMIIDAMDILYSDKVDGFCLVSSDSDFTKLATRLREAGMNVYGIGEKKTPNPFIVACDKFIYLEILHEDEEVEEKGKKRRQKRQVDKITPEVIKLLKSSVADAAEEDGWAFMGDVGKLILKKQPNFDSRNFGFEKLTPLFSSLKQFEVDARTQPGAKFKVIHVKNN
- a CDS encoding agmatine deiminase family protein; protein product: MIADNQTNFLYLSDILPTEHPAFFKRFEAVLKECGIPFAFLPSTKDIWAKDFMPVQTREDEFIQFRYEPDYLMDTPENRATISDVDAICKAIGIKPVKSELNLDGGNVSKWTDRAILCEKVFHENPKLSEDEVFEELMDYLNLKEENLHFVPEDELDFTGHADGMVRFIDQNTLLINDYWNEEEEFQELFQSAIEAIGLDVIILPYEPEDDPTLVSAVGLYLNYLEMEQAVIVPVFNLPSDKEAMEILTEIFQGKKVVALECTELARTGGILNCISWNILKS
- the elbB gene encoding isoprenoid biosynthesis glyoxalase ElbB — encoded protein: MSYRIGVLLSGNGVYDGSEIHESVFTLLAIDENRGVAVCMAPNIQQHHVVNHITGEEMPEARNVLVEAARIARGAISDLAEMTADNLDALVIPGGFGAAKNLTTWAFSGPDGEINAEVKRIINQMVNAKKPVVGLCMGPTVIAKALQGAGLNEHLTVGTTKEASPYEIDAISQGMEKTGAVAEMKTIREISIDHKNRIITAPCYMMEASITDVRNNIKQAIDELFEMLEDA
- a CDS encoding MarR family transcriptional regulator, with amino-acid sequence MSLEQDIKQEKGFKSERHKAMVNIMFTDGWLRGMLNDILRPYDLTNQQYNVLRILRGSSPKPLSTSDIRSRMLDKMSDASRIVDRLFKKGLLDRTVCPADKRLVDVFITKEGLKILEKIDVEMESFNTDKLGEISEDEAKSLNSILDRLRG
- a CDS encoding DUF885 domain-containing protein; the encoded protein is MRKSLTISLIIVTVAVLVFGVWFAKLIWFRPLSIDHFFERAYIDFLWNDPEALTQTGVLDPFGFQGYRSELTFISPAATRNLAEVGRANLEILEEYDRNKLEPAQMVSYDVLHWFLETGVEAEPFLFHDYPITHISGAHIELPQFMNSLPLNSKNEIENYLSRLEKVDEKFGSVIDALSERQKLGFVPPTHILQKSIAFCDNFYETPVSENPLFVSFEKKLNSIELLEPNMRLSYLERCAKTIQEVVIPSYKRLSGYLLQLEHHSLAIAGVWQLPNGDAYYRSCLLQQTTLPLDPDSLYQLGRMEMERLKSLLKKMEVFATGSNAEYFQTDSFGRLEAIQYFKKASDDIKPLLPSYFNKLPSTELEVLELPEYRSNNSTFALYISPRGEPLSPGKMYVNTWKANNLTKHLAKTYAYHEGIPGHHLQKGIQADLKDIPTFRRFVPFTAYSEGWAMYAEQLGHEMTGTLMVWDKIGQVQSELFRTARMMTDIGIHHKKWLREQAIDFMVENAGISESEAADEVDRYIVWPGQGCAYKVGLMKFLELRERAESRIPAFDIKEFHDVLIGQGAMPLQILEQRVDEYISSKNGN
- a CDS encoding competence/damage-inducible protein A — protein: MKVEIITIGDEILIGQIVDTNSAWMAQKLNDIGAKVERIVTISDGMDAIISALADAEKRNDIVLITGGLGPTKDDVTKKALAKYFNCGFTFYPEIADHIARLFARFGREMSELNRLQAELPSACEPLQNNQGTAPGMWFEGNNTVFVSLPGVPYEMKGLMQDHVLPRIKEKFNLPTILHKTVLTMGMGESWLSERISDWEDALPAEIKLAYLPSPGRVRLRLSAYGLDEKSLAQKLQEEVDKLIRLIPELVYGFDNDTIESVVGNQLREKGKTVSTAESCTGGLIAHRLTSISGSSDYFIGSIVSYANEVKMDALGVSEQHLIQFGAVSEQVVSQMAEGVRVKMNTDYAIATSGIAGPNGGTDEKPVGTVWIAVSGPNGTKAKKFLFGQNRERNIEISANTALNMLRKELERS
- the rpmB gene encoding 50S ribosomal protein L28; the encoded protein is MSKVCDITGKKVMVGNNVSHSKRRTKRTFLPNLFKKKFFLPETGEWITLKVSASGLRNITKKGTEAAIKDARAKGFLK
- a CDS encoding M1 family metallopeptidase, with the protein product MRHVSIVLLLILSNFAQAQEFTLADTLRGTLSSIRSCYDVTYYDLQLKVDVEARTISGVNHIHFKNEADFDSLQIDLFENMLIDSIVYKSQKLKFNRMFNAVFVSFPSKMKTGGNGVVSVYYHGEPIAAKNAPWDGGFVWKQDAAGNPWVGVACEGTGASLWWPNKDHLSDEPDSMRISCEVPKGLMCVANGELEETIEKSEAAVWQWKVSYPINNYDVTLNIADYAHFADEYQSVNGEKLKLDYYVLPEHLEQAKVQFNQVSEMMNCFEQAFGAYPFFKDGYALVETSYLGMEHQGAIAYGNRFMPGYLGRFPADMDFDYIIIHETGHEWWGNSVSMKDAADMWIHESFCTYSEAVFVECKYGYDKMLDYLIYQRNFINNRTPIYGIYGMNHEGNGGDMYYKGSWMIHTFRNVLNNDSLFRTILKGIAEDFAYQTIDGEAIIAYVNQRTHYDYSPFFDQYLKFAEVPVLESRWDKNKLELRWKAEAKGFRMPVIYEISSDLAQKRLLVTNEEWTSVPMSKKEFKNLKFRDDLMLYLKK